A single Stigmatopora argus isolate UIUO_Sarg chromosome 7, RoL_Sarg_1.0, whole genome shotgun sequence DNA region contains:
- the LOC144077834 gene encoding 5,6-dihydroxyindole-2-carboxylic acid oxidase-like: protein MHTHGIWNPCLLVVTFCITMTLGQFPRECVTPEGLQSGQCCPSLSGQAGDECGSSTGRGQCVSIAADNRRHGPQYPYAGRDDRERWPLRFFNRSCLCNGNFSGYNCGRCRHGLTGPNCDQRISVVRRNLMQMSATGKQAFINALDQAKRTIHPDLVICTRRYQEILGPDGNTPQFENITIYNYFVWSHYYSVSKTFLGPGQASFGGVDFSHEGPGFVTWHRFHLLQLERDMQDMLGDSSFALPYWNFAIGGSDCDICTDDLLGARSSFDMNSISPNSVFAQWRVVCESVEDYDTFGTICNNTETSPIRRNPAGNVARPLVQRLPEPQDVLDCLQLNTFDTPPYYSTSSESFRNSIEGYSAPQGMYDPVIRSLHNLAHLFLNGTGGQTHLSPNDPIFVLLHTFTDAIFDEWLSRHKPGEIVYPEENAPIGHNRQFNMVPFWPPVTNAEMFVAAPENLGYTYEVQWPVRAYTLSEIITIAIVAAVLVVAMVGGVIACAVRARSYRSAEALEPLLGETFRRYSEDDRRLDKSQSVV from the exons ATGCACACTCACGG CATTTGGAACCCATGTCTCCTGGTGGTGACTTTTTGCATCACAATGACTCTGGGCCAGTTCCCCCGAGAGTGCGTCACCCCAGAAGGGCTTCAGAGTGGCCAATGCTGCCCCTCCTTGTCAGGCCAAGCTGGTGATGAGTGTGGCTCCAGCACAGGACGGGGTCAGTGTGTGTCCATTGCTGCAGATAACCGCCGCCATGGACCACAGTACCCTTACGCGGGACGGGATGACCGAGAGAGGTGGCCTCTGCGATTCTTCAACCGCTCATGTCTGTGTAATGGGAATTTCAGCGGCTACAACTGCGGACGGTGTCGACATGGGCTGACTGGACCAAACTGTGACCAGAGGATCTCTGTCG TGAGGAGAAATTTAATGCAAATGAGTGCAACTGGAAAACAAGCATTCATCAATGCACTGGACCAGGCAAAGAGGACAATCCATCCTGACCTTGTCATCTGTACACGACG GTACCAGGAGATACTTGGGCCAGATGGCAACACACCACAATTTGAGAACATCACTATTTATAACTACTTTGTCTGGAGTCATTATTACTCAGTCAGTAAGACCTTCCTGGGCCCAGGAcaagctagttttggaggagtTGACTTTTCCCATGAGGGCCCAGGTTTTGTCACCTGGCATCGCTTTCATCTGCTACAACTGGAAAGAGATATGCAA GACATGCTGGGCGATTCATCCTTTGCGCTACCCTATTGGAACTTTGCCATTGGAGGCAGCGATTGCGACATTTGCACTGATGACCTCTTGGGTGCCAGGAGCTCCTTTGACATGAATTCCATCAGCCCCAACTCGGTGTTCGCCCAGTGGAGGGTGGTCTGCGAGAGCGTGGAAGACTACGACACTTTTGGCACAATTTGCAACA ACACAGAAACCAGCCCAATAAGGAGAAACCCAGCAGGCAATGTTGCACGGCCCCTAGTGCAGAGGCTGCCCGAGCCCCAGGATGTGTTGGACTGTCTGCAGCTAAACACCTTTGACACACCCCCTTACTATTCCACCTCTTCCGAGAGCTTCAGAAACTCAATTGAAG gCTACAGCGCTCCCCAGGGGATGTACGATCCAGTGATCCGCAGCCTCCACAATCTGGCCCACCTCTTTCTAAATGGCACGGGCGGACAGACTCACCTGTCACCTAATGATCCCATCTTCGTTCTGCTGCACACTTTCACTGATGCTATCTTTGACGAATGGCTTAGCAGGCACAAGCCAG gcGAGATTGTTTATCCTGAGGAGAATGCCCCAATTGGACACAACCGGCAATTCAACATGGTTCCTTTCTGGCCTCCTGTCACAAACGCAGAAATGTTTGTGGCAGCTCCAGAAAACCTGGGCTACACCTACGAGGTTCAGTGGCCAG TTCGCGCCTATACACTGTCTGAGATCATCACCATTGCCATTGTTGCGGCGGTGCTTGTGGTGGCCATGGTAGGTGGAGTGATCGCCTGTGCAGTGCGAGCTCGATCCTACCGCTCAGCTGAGGCATTGGAGCCATTGCTGGGGGAAACCTTCCGGAGATACTCGGAGGATGATCGTAGGTTGGATAAATCGCAGTCAGTTGTTTAA